In Mus caroli chromosome 9, CAROLI_EIJ_v1.1, whole genome shotgun sequence, a single window of DNA contains:
- the Zpr1 gene encoding zinc finger protein ZPR1: protein MSASGAVQPGHPGAAVGPSPAAAASPATGPLFRPLNAEDEEQQPTEIESLCMNCYRNGTTRLLLTKIPFFREIIVSSFSCEHCGWNNTEIQSAGRIQDQGVRYTLTVRSQEDMNREVVKTDSATTRIPELDFEIPAFSQKGALTTVEGLISRAISGLEQDQPTRRAVEGAIAERIDEFIGKLKDLKQMASPFTLIIDDPSGNSFVENPHAPQKDNALVITYYERTPQQAEMLGLQAEAPEEKAEEEDLRNEVLQFNTNCPECNAPAQTNMKLVQIPHFKEVIIMATNCENCGHRTNEVKSGGAVEPLGTRITLHITDPSDMTRDLLKSETCSVEIPELEFELGMAVLGGKFTTLEGLLKDIRELVTKNPFTLGDSSNPGQAEKLQEFSQKVGQIIEGKMKAHFIMDDPAGNSYLQNVYAPEDDPEMKVERYKRTFDQNEELGLNDMKTEGYEAGLAPQR, encoded by the exons ATGTCTGCCAGCGGGGCTGTGCAGCCGGGACACCCGGGGGCCGCCGTCGGGCCCTCGCCCGCTGCGGCTGCGTCACCAGCCACCGGGCCTTTGTTCCGGCCCCTCAACGCCGAGGATGAGGAACAACAGCCTACCGAGATCGAGTCACTGTGCATGAACTGTTACCGGAAC GGCACGACGCGACTTCTGCTCACCAAGATTCCATTCTTTAGAGAAATCATCGTGAGCTCCTTTTCCTGCGAGCACTGTGGCTGGAACAACACGGAGATCCAGTCTGCAGGCAGGATCCAGGACCAGGGAGTGCGCTACACCTTGACCGTGAGAAGCCAAGAG GACATGAACAGAGAAGTGGTAAAGACAGACTCTGCCACCACAAGGATCCCCGAGCTGGATTTTGAGATTCCAGCTTTCAGCCAGAAGGGAG CTCTGACCACTGTTGAAGGACTCATCAGCCGCGCGATCTCTGGCCTGGAACAGGATCAGCCCACACGACGG GCAGTAGAAGGTGCCATCGCAGAAAGAATTGATGAGTTCATTGGCAAACTAAAGGACCTAAAGCAAATGGCTTCCCCTTTCACACTG ATCATTGATGATCCCTCGGGAAACAGCTTTGTAGAAAACCCACATGCTCCCCAGAAAGATAATGCCTTGGTGATCACATACTATGAGCGAACCCCACAGCAAGCTGAGATGCTGGGGCTCCAA GCAGAAGCACCAGAGGAGAAGGCGGAAGAGGAAGACCTTAGAAACGAA GTGCTCCAGTTCAACACTAACTGCCCAGAATGCAATGCTCCAGCTCAGACCAACATGAAGCTTGTCC AAATCCCCCACTTTAAAGAGGTTATCATCATGGCCACCAACTGTGAGAATTGTGGGCATCGGACTAATGAG GTGAAGTCCGGAGGAGCTGTGGAACCTTTGGGTACCAGGATCACCCTCCACATCACAGATCCCTCAGACATGACCAGAGACCTCCTCAAG TCTGAGACCTGTAGTGTGGAAATCCCAGAGCTCGAGTTTGAACTGGGAATGGCTGTACTTGGGGGCAAGTTCACCACTCTAGAAGGACTGCTGAAAGACATCCGAGAATTG GTAACCAAGAACCCATTCACATTGGGCGACAGCTCTAATCCTGGCCAGGCAGAGAAACTGCAGGAGTTTAGCCAGAAGGTGGGCCAG ATCATCGAGGGCAAGATGAAGGCCCACTTTATCATGGATGACCCAGCAGGAAACAGTTACCTGCAG AATGTGTATGCACCTGAAGACGATCCAGAGATGAAGGTCGAGCGGTACAAGCGCACCTTTGACCAAAATGAGGAGCTCGGGCTCAATGACATGAAGACAGAGGGCTATGAGGCGGGCCTGGCCCCACAGCGGTAG
- the Bud13 gene encoding BUD13 homolog: MAAAPPLTKAEYLKRYLSGTDGGLEGGPEAGRKRRKKRPKPGGAGGKGMRIVDDDVGWAAISTAKLEKEEEEDGDLPVVAEFVDERPEEVKQMEAFRSSAKWKLLGGHGEDGHFHHDDQDSSPPRRVRHDTPDPSPPRKARHDTPEPSPPRRVRHDTPDLSPPRRVRHDTPDPSSPRKARHDTPDPSPPRRVRHDTPDLSPPRRVRHDTPDPSPPRRVRHDTPDLSPPRRVRHDTPDPSPPRRVRHDSAASPPRKCHRNSSAVSPRRGHHGSLGTSSPRQTHNHSPTAAQHRRTLDSSGAQHLRRAHHESPDLELHKAKSSKAAERAPGKAASQSGLGPSHPSLSTNSKYEHDSDLSPPRKRQAKAHFGAKKQLDSKGIYQKASDSDLSPPRKKKNSGHQDSDSDLSPPRNRARRQSSDSDLSPPRRRQRTKSSDSDLSPPRRSPRPGKKAAHMYSGAKTGLVTDVQQEHQELKKQDQDTTDLGAQFEFTETVFRDKSGRKRNLKLERLEQRRKAEKDSERDELYAQWGKGLAQSRQQQQNVEDAMKEMQKPLARYIDDEDLDRMLREQEREGDPMANFIKKNKAKENKNKNVKPRYSGPAPPPNRFNIWPGYRWDGVDRSNGFEQKRFARLASKKAVEELAYKWSVEDM; encoded by the exons ATGGCGGCAGCTCCGCCACTCACCAAAGCTGAGTATCTGAAGCGTTACTTGTCTGGGACCGATGGTGGCTTGGAAGGAGGTCCCGAGGCCGGTCGCAAGCGGCGCAAAAAACGGCCGAAGCCTGGAGGCGCTGGCGGCAAGGG AATGCGGATTGTTGATGATGATGTGGGCTGGGCGGCTATCTCTACTGCTAAgctggaaaaggaggaggaagaggatggagattTGCCTGTG GTGGCTGAGTTTGTGGATGAGCGTCCAGAAGAGGTAAAGCAGATGGAGGCCTTCCGCTCCAGTGCCAAGTGGAAGCTTCTGGGAG GCCATGGTGAAGATGGACATTTTCATCACGATGACCAAGATTCATCTCCTCCTAGGAGGGTCCGTCATGACACCCCAGACCCATCTCCTCCCAGAAAGGCCCGTCATGACACCCCAGAGCCATCTCCTCCCAGGAGAGTTCGTCATGATACCCCGGATCTCTCTCCCCCAAGGAGAGTCCGTCATGACACCCCAGACCCATCTTCTCCCAGGAAGGCCCGTCATGACACCCCAGACCCATCTCCTCCCAGGAGAGTTCGTCATGATACCCCGGATCTATCTCCCCCAAGGAGAGTCCGTCATGACACCCCGGATCCATCTCCTCCCAGGAGAGTTCGTCATGACACCCCGGATCTATCTCCCCCAAGGAGAGTCCGTCATGACACCCCGGATCCATCTCCTCCCAGGAGAGTCCGCCATGACTCAGCTGCTTCTCCCCCCAGGAAGTGTCATCGTAATTCTTCAGCCGTATCTCCTAGGAGAGGCCATCATGGTTCCTTAGGTACCTCTTCTCCAAGACAGACCCATAACCACTCCCCTACTGCAGCCCAGCATAGAAGGACTCTTGACTCTTCAGGTGCACAGCATCTCAGGAGGGCCCATCATGAGTCCCCTGATTTGGAACTGCACAAAGCCAAAAGTAGTAAAGCTGCAGAAAGAGCCCCTGGCAAGGCTGCATCCCAGAGTGGGCTAGGACCCTCTCACCCATCACTCTCCACCAACAGCAAGTACGAGCATGACTCTGACCTCTCTCCTCCACGGAAACGGCAAGCAAAGGCTCATTTTGGAGCTAAGAAACAGCTTGATTCTAAAG GTATCTACCAAAAAGCCTCTGATTCAGATCTTTCTCCTccacggaaaaaaaaaaattcgggGCACCAGGATTCTGATTCAGATCTGTCACCACCACGGAACAGAGCAAGGCGCCAGAGCTCTGACTCCGACCTCTCTCCACCCCGGAGAAGACAGAGGACCAAATCTTCCGATTCTGACCTCTCCCCACCTCGAAGGAGTCCCCGTCCTGGCAAGAAG GCTGCACACATGTATTCCGGAGCAAAAACTGGGTTGGTCACTGATGTTCAGCAGGAGCACCAGGAACTCAAGAAACAGGACCAGGACACCACAGACCTCGGAG CTCAGTTTGAATTCACTGAAACTGTATTTCGGGACAAGTCTGGTCGGAAGAGGAATTTGAAGCTGGAACGCTTGGAacagaggagaaaagcagagaaagactcAGAGCGAGATGAGCTATATGCCCAGTGGGGGAAAGG GCTTGCCCAGAGCCGGCAGCAGCAACAGAATGTAGAAGATGCAATGAAGGAGATGCAGAAGCCTCTGGCCCGCTACATAGATGATGAAGACCTGGATCGGATgctgagagaacaagaaagagaaggggatcCGATGGCCAACTTTATTAAGAAGAATAAGGCTAaggagaacaagaacaagaacg TGAAGCCTCGCTACAGTggtcctgctcctcctcccaaTAGATTCAACATTTGGCCTGGGTATCGCTGGGATGGAGTGGACAG
- the Apoa5 gene encoding apolipoprotein A-V: protein MAAVITWALALLSVFASIQARKSLWDYFSQNSWSKGMMGQPQKLAQENLKGSFEQDLYNMNNYLEKLGPLRGPGKEPPLLAQDPEGIRKQLQQELGEVSARLEPYMAAKHQQVGWNLEGLRQQLKPYTAELMEQVGLSVQELQEQLRVVGEDTKAQLLGGVDEALNLLQDMQSRVLHHTDRVKELFHPYAERLVTGIGHHVQELHRSVAPHAAASPARLSRCVQTLSHKLTRKAKDLHTSIQRNLDQLRDELSAFIRVSTDGAEDGDSLDPQALSEEVRQRLQAFRHDTYLQIAAFTQAIDQETEEIQHQLAPPPPSHSAFAPELGHSDSNKALSRLQSRLDDLWEDIAYGLRDQDHSHLSDPEGHSG, encoded by the exons ATGGCTGCAGTCATCACTTGGGCCCTCGCCCTCCTCTCAG TGTTCGCAAGCATTCAGGCAAGGAAGAGCCTCTGGGACTACTTCAGTCAGAACAGTTGGAGCAAAGGCATGATGGGCCAGCCACAGAAGCTGGCACAGGA gaACCTGAAAGGCAGCTTCGAGCAAGACCTCTACAATATGAACAATTACCTAGAAAAGCTGGGACCCTTGAGAGGGCCTGGGAAGGAGCCTCCTCTACTGGCCCAGGACCCAGAAGGCATTCGGAAACAGCTGCAGCAGGAGCTGGGGGAAGTGAGCGCGCGCCTGGAGCCCTACATGGCTGCGAAGCACCAGCAGGTAGGCTGGAACTTGGAGGGCCTGAGGCAGCAGTTGAAACCCTACACGGCTGAGCTGATGGAGCAGGTGGGCCTGAGTGTGCAGGAGCTGCAAGAGCAGCTGCGCGTGGTGGGAGAAGACACCAAGGCTCAGCTCCTGGGGGGCGTGGACGAGGCGCTGAACCTGCTGCAGGACATGCAGAGTCGAGTGCTGCACCATACCGACCGAGTCAAAGAGCTCTTCCACCCTTACGCAGAACGCTTGGTGACTGGAATTGGGCACCACGTGCAGGAGCTGCACCGCAGTGTCGCTCCTCACGCAGCTGCCAGCCCCGCGCGACTCAGTCGCTGCGTGCAGACCCTGTCCCACAAACTCACACGTAAGGCAAAGGACCTGCACACCAGCATCCAACGCAACCTGGACCAGCTGCGCGATGAGCTCAGTGCCTTCATCCGAGTCAGCACAGATGGGGCAGAAGATGGAGACTCCCTGGATCCTCAGGCTCTCTCGGAGGAGGTCCGCCAGAGACTGCAGGCTTTTCGGCATGACACCTACCTGCAGATCGCTGCATTTACTCAGGCCATTGACCAGGAGACAGAGGAAATTCAGCACCAGCTAGCACCACCCCCGCCTAGCCACAGCGCCTTCGCTCCTGAGCTGGGACACTCAGACAGTAATAAGGCCCTGAGCAGACTGCAGAGCCGACTGGATGACCTGTGGGAAGACATCGCCTATGGCCTTCGTGACCAGGACCATAGTCATTTGAGTGACCCTGAGGGTCACTCGGGTTAA